One window of the Cryptomeria japonica chromosome 7, Sugi_1.0, whole genome shotgun sequence genome contains the following:
- the LOC131035331 gene encoding 3-ketoacyl-CoA synthase 11: MVNEQELLSTEIVREGVESSGPNAGSQKLSIRVHRKLPGILHSVNVKHVKLGYHYLISNALRLLVISLLLVMVEALRKNDLWILWEQPSFDSVSLLSVCALIGFIACIYYMYNPGAIYLVDFACYKPSDEFRVTRDYFMSHSRETGLFDEKSLEFQKKILERSGIGEHTYFPGAILASPPRLTMKEARAESEMVMFGALDELFDKCKVKPKDIGILVVNSSLFNPTPSFSAMIINHYKMRANILSFNLGGMGCSAGIIALDLAKHMLQIHDNSYAVVVSTENITLNWYHGTDRSMLLPNCLFRMGGAAILLSNKRKDRRRSKYQLAHIVRTHNGQDDRSYGCVFQEEDSKGTKGLTISKELMSVAGHALKANITTLGPLVLPLSEQILFVLILFSRKVLKMDVKPYIPDFKLAFEHFCIHAGGRAVLDELQKNLSLAEHHMEPSRMTLHRFGNTSSSTLWYELAYMEAKQRVKKGDRVWQLAFGSGFKCNSAVWKALKTIKNPTKNPWLDCIDNYPVEIPEFQKI; the protein is encoded by the coding sequence ATGGTGAATGAGCAGGAACTTCTGTCAACAGAGATTGTGCGTGAAGGGGTTGAGAGCTCTGGCCCTAACGCAGGATCCCAGAAATTGTCAATTAGGGTTCATCGGAAATTGCCTGGCATCTTGCACTCTGTCAATGTCAAGCATGTTAAGTTGGGGTATCATTATTTGATTAGCAATGCTCTGCGTCTCTTAGTGATTTCTCTTCTGCTTGTGATGGTAGAAGCTTTAAGGAAGAATGATTTATGGATACTCTGGGAGCAGCCAAGCTTTGATTCTGTAAGCTTGCTGTCTGTATGTGCCTTGATTGGATTCATTGCTTGTATCTACTATATGTATAATCCAGGAGCCATATACTTAGTAGACTTTGCATGCTACAAGCCATCTGATGAATTTAGAGTAACTAGAGACTATTTCATGTCTCATTCTCGGGAAACAGGGCTTTTTGATGAGAAAAGCCTGGAGTTTCAGAAGAAAATCCTAGAGAGATCTGGTATTGGAGAGCACACATACTTTCCAGGAGCCATTTTGGCTTCTCCACCTAGGCTGACCATGAAAGAAGCTCGTGCAGAATCAGAGATGGTGATGTTTGGTGCCTTGGATGAGCTGTTTGACAAATGCAAAGTGAAGCCGAAGGATATTGGGATTCTTGTGGTGAACAGCAGCTTATTCAATCCAACTCCATCTTTTTCTGCCATGATTATCAATCACTACAAGATGAGAGCCAACATTTTGAGCTTCAATTTGGGAGGGATGGGGTGCAGTGCAGGGATCATAGCTCTAGATCTTGCAAAACATATGCTGCAGATTCATGATAATTCTTATGCAGTAGTTGTGAGCACTGAGAACATTACATTGAACTGGTACCATGGCACAGACAGATCAATGCTTCTGCCCAATTGTTTGTTTCGCATGGGAGGTGCAGCTATTCTCTTATCCAACAAGAGAAAAGATAGAAGGAGATCAAAATATCAGCTAGCCCATATTGTTAGAACTCATAATGGACAAGATGACAGAAGCTATGGGTGTGTTTTCCAAGAGGAGGACTCCAAGGGGACCAAGGGCTTGACAATATCCAAGGAGCTCATGTCAGTTGCAGGCCATGCACTTAAAGCCAATATAACAACTCTGGGTCCATTAGTGCTTCCTTTATCAGAACAGATACTCTTTGTTCTCATACTCTTTTCTAGAAAAGTACTGAAAATGGATGTAAAGCCCTATATACCAGACTTCAAGTTAGCATTTGAACACTTTTGTATCCATGCAGGAGGGAGAGCAGTTCTAGATGAGCTGCAGAAGAATTTATCATTAGCAGAGCATCACATGGAACCATCAAGGATGACTCTTCACAGATTTGGCAATACATCTAGCAGTACTCTGTGGTATGAGCTTGCATACATGGAAGCAAAACAAAGGGTGAAGAAAGGTGACAGAGTATGGCAGCTAGCATTTGGTTCAGGATTCAAGTGCAACAGTGCTGTTTGGAAGGCTCTCAAGACCATTAAAAATCCCACTAAAAACCCATGGCTGGATTGCATTGACAACTACCCCGTAGAGATTCCTGAGTTCCAGAAAATATGA